Proteins co-encoded in one Nicotiana sylvestris chromosome 7, ASM39365v2, whole genome shotgun sequence genomic window:
- the LOC104210808 gene encoding uncharacterized protein, whose amino-acid sequence MAALTQISINFLALNTPHNALYRKPNFIGLKLHRSICCYSHLSTRKESLWNKLRAFKEKSSFLTVKRDKNGILEKGEKRMVFVKFKQGFGFDGIGDGGGGGGGKDNSNTVRVVTNLVLAIGLTYLSMTGQLGWVLDAIVSVWLLAVLLPIVGLGAFIWWAGRDIVQGTCPNCGNDFQIFRSTLNDEVQLCPFCTQPFSVVGNEFVRDPVKFSNQSNTFGQAFSDFSARSKKGKDSTTGIVDVEAEVKDAE is encoded by the exons ATGGCAGCACTTACTCAAATTTCCATCAATTTCCTAGCCTTAAATACACCACACAATGCTTTGTACAGAAAACCAAACTTTATTGGGCTAAAACTGCATCGATCCATCTGTTGTTACAGTCATTTAAGTACAAGAAAAGAATCACTTTGGAACAAGTTAAGAGCTTTTAAGGAGAAATCTTCATTCTTGACAGTTAAGAGGGATAAAAATGGGATTTTGGAGAAAGGTGAGAAGAGAATGGTTTTCGTGAAATTCAAACAAGGGTTTGGATTTGATGGAATTGgtgatggtggtggtggtggtggtgggaaGGATAATAGTAACACTGTGAGAGTGGTGACTAATCTTGTTCTAGCAATTGGGCTGACTTATCTTTCTATGACTGGTCAGCTTGGCTGGGTCTTGGATGCTATTGTTTCTGTTTgg CTCCTTGCAGTTCTGCTACCAATTGTAGGTTTGGGAGCTTTTATTTGGTGGGCTGGACGAGATATAGTTCAAGGCACT TGCCCAAACTGCGGGaatgattttcaaattttcag GTCTACTTTAAATGATGAGGTTCAACTTTGCCCTTTCTGTACTCAGCCGTTCTCAG TTGTTGGCAATGAGTTCGTGAGAGACCCAGTAAAGTTCTCTAACCAGTCAAACACATTTGGTCAAGCATTCAGTGATTTCAGTGCTCGTTCAAAGAAAG